GCATCAGACAACAGTTTCCTCCTTGGCTGCTAGCCAGTCTGTTCCTCTTTGTCTTCCTGCTACCATTCCTGCTCAGAACATTCTTGAAATTTCCACCTCAGAAAGTGAGTCAAGTGTGCTTAGTTCTAACAGCTCACAGATTACCGTTCCATCTGGGTCTGAACCCCACCAACAGAGTTCATCAAATATGCTGCTAAGTGGTCAGAATGCTTCTGAAAGCAAAAATGGACAAGAGAGCCCCAAGTTACCCAAGAGACCTGTGTCCTGTGCTACCAGCATTCCCCCCAGCACTTCTGGACTTTCCTTTCAAGTGCAACATGGAAACAAAGCCTGTCTAAGCTTACAAGATTTTAGAAGTGATTGTCAGGACCACTTTGTGGCACCAGTTGCTGCTACAGCTTGCTCCCAACCTCTGAGACCTTCAGTCCCTAGGAATTCCCCTCCAGTGAATGTTAGGAAGAACACAGACTTAACGAGCAGTGCTGGTGTAGAGGCACCTTCTGTAGCTCTAGCAGTCAAGGCTGCAACTGCTATAAGCACAGTCTCTGCAAGCCATCTAGACAATGGTTGGTCTCTTTCTTGCTCTTTGCCTTCTTCAAGCGTTAGTGCTTCTGATTTGAAAAACTTAAGCAGCCTTACTCGCATCCCCTCGTCTGGAAACACACAGACAACATGGACCACATTGCAACTGGCAGGAAACACTGTTCAGCCATTAAGCCAGACGCCATCCACTATTGTGACCCCGATATTAAGCGAGCCGGGCACTGGTACCTCGGCTACCAACCACAACAGACACACGGCTACATGTGTCTTGAATGGCTTGACTGGCTCATTTGCTACAGATGGGCAGCAGGTTGAGCAAGTAGTTGTGACATTGCCTTCTTGTCCATCTTTACCTATGCAGCCACTAATTGCTCAACCACCAATTAAAAATCAACCTCCCCCAAATATCcttccatttaattcaacaatgcAAGTAATTCAGATGGCTCAGCCTGTTGGGTCAGCTGTTAATGCAGGTCCAGCTAATCAGAATGTTATCATTCTTCAGCCGCCTAACACCACACCATGTCCAGGAGTTATGAGAGCAGAAGTTCCCAATCAGACAGTTGGTCAGCAGATAGTGATTATACAGGCAGCTAATCAGAGTCCTTTGCCACTCCTCTCTGCTCCACCTCCTGGTTCTGTTCGTGTCTCTGTTAATGGAGCCAATCCTGTAGTAGTGTCTAACAATTCAGCGCAAAGTGTTTCAGCTCCACAAACATTTGGAGGAAAACACCTCGTCCATATATTACCGAGgccttcattatcatcatcatctactTCTACACAAACTTTTTCTGTTACAATGTCAAACCAACAGCAGCCTCAAACTATTTCTTTAAATGGACAGTTATTTGCTTTGCAGCCTATAATGTCCTCATCAGGAGCTACAAATCAAACCCCTATGCAAATTATTCAACCCACCACCAGCGAAGATCCAAATACCAATGTTGCCCTGAATACATTTGGTGCTTTGGCCAGCCTCAATCAAAGCATTTCGCAAATGGCTGGGCAAAGCTGTGTACAATTGGCTATCAGCCAGCCTGCCAATCCTCCACCTGCTACTAATAGTAGGATCACCCCAGTTAACTGTGTTTCATTACCAACTACTGCAGCATCACCTATAACTACTGATAACACAACAGTACTACCCAACACTGCTAATCAAATGAACACTTCTCCAGTGAAAGCTGTAGCTAGTTTGCCTtctaatgtgaaaacaaaaagagTGAATAAGAAGCCAGGCCCCAAGAAACATGTAGCTAACAAATCAGCATGTCCAGTGAATCCTGTTAGGGATTTGGGGAAATTAGATTGTGCCAACACAGAAGGATCAGCTCAGCAGACATGTGCTGATGGGCTGCTAGAAAGCCTACCTGTGGTATTAACTCCTGCTGTTGAATCTCAAGCAAACAGTGTGAATGTTTCTGATTCTCATTCTTTTGAGGGTGTAAATTCTGAACCTGTAGTCTCAGAGTCTAACTCATTAGAGGTGTCCCATTCACCCTCCCAAGAACCCGTAATAAGTGAACATTTTGTATTGGCTCCACCTGATTCCAGAGATTCTGTGTCCACTTTGCAATCAGGGAAATCTCAAAGTAAGCCAACAACTAGTCCCGAGATGTCAGACTCTTCCAAGTCCTGCATTTCATCTGGCATCTTGATTCCCTCTCCAAATGATCCACATATTTTGACTTCTCAGGTTCCTGGGTCCTCATCAACCCAAAGCACTACAAGTACTAATGGTGCTTCAGAGGTGGAAATTATTGCTGAGCCATGCAGACAAGATTCATCAGCTGTAGTGCAGGCCACAGGTTTATTAAAGGGTCATGGTTTAACTGCATTGCTCTCTGACCTTACTAAAGAAAAAGAGGGCCAGAAAACCCCTCTTTCAACCCAAGTGGACCATCCTAACTTTCCTTCAGAGAATTCTAAAGTCGTTGGATCTAGTATTGATTTGCCTCAGAAACAGGAGCTATTACTGATAAATGGTGAAGGTGGGAATTTACCACAGCATCACTCCTGTATCCCTGATCAAGAGGCTATTAGTAGCTCTTTGCTCGCCAGCAGGCAGACAGACTCCCCCATGTCAACTAGCTCTGGTAGTAGTCGTGGTTTCTCAGTTGCATCCATGCTTCCTGATACCACTAGAGAAGATGTTACCAACAGTACATCAACTAATACATGTGACAGTTGTAACTTTGCAGAACAAACTGATATAGTAGCACTTGCAGCAAGAGCTATTTTTGATCAAGAGAACCTCGAGAAGGGAAGAGTTGGTGTCCAGGCTGATATCCAGGAAACAACTCCAAAGCCATCTGAAGCTTCATCTTTAGATGGAGACCAGTCTTTCAAAACCCAGGCAGCAAAAGAGAGTACCACAGGACAGGTAGAAGCAACAGCAAATGAATTTAGTTCCCAGGATCCAGTTCAAGCAAATGTGGATAGGTCTCTTGAAAAACCAAGTTGTTCGGTATCAACTGAAACATCAAATGCCTCTATGCAGGTTTCAACTtctcagtcaccaagcatttccAGTTTAAGTGTTAATAATCTTATCCATCAGAGCAGCATCAGCCATCCTTTAGTAAGCTGCTCAGAACAACCAGCTATTCCTGCAACAGTGAATCTATCAGTTTCATCTAGTTCCTATGCCAGTCAACCTCCTGAACCATCTCTAATGACTGAATATTCCCAAGACCAGCTAAATACCATGACTAATAACATACCAAATTCACAAATTCAAGAATCACACTTAAAGGCAAGTCATGAAAGTCGTAAAGATCCTGCCAAGCGTCCCGTTCAAGATGATCTTTTACTTTCTACAgccaaaaggcaaaaacattgtcAGCCAGCACCCCTCAGACTTGAAGGCATGACCCTGATGAACCGGACACCTGACAGCATTGCTGATCAAACTCAAATGATGGTTGGTCAAATCCCTCCTAACTCTTCAAACTCAGTGGTACCTGTTAGCAACCCAGGGCATGTGGATGACCTTTCTCGATTATTCCCACCCAGCAACAACTTTGTCACACCTGCTTTGAGACAACCTGAAGTTCAGTGTAATTCACAGCCTTCaatgactgagcagcaacaaAGCCAGCCAGGAAGTCAACATCTGCAGCCTTTGCAGCAGCATGTACCTCCTGCTCAAGGCATATCTCACCTTCATAATAACCATCCATACTTAAAACAGCAACAGCAAGCAGGACAATTAAGAGAGAGACATCACTTATATCAACTGCAGCATCATGTACCTCATGCAGACAGCTCCATTCATTCACAGCCCCACAGTGTACATCAGCAAAGGACTATTCAGCAGGAAGTCCAAATGCAAAAGAAGAGGAATCTTGTCCAGGGAACTCAAGCCCCTCAACTTTCCATACAGCAGAAGCATCATGGAAGTGACCAGTCACGACCCAAGGGTGGGCAACCTCACCCCCACCATCAGCAGATGCAGCAACAGATGCAACAGCATTTTGGAGGTTCCCAATCAGAAAAAAGCTGTGAGAACCCTTCAACAAGCCGGACCCACCATAACCACCCCCAAAACCAtctaaatcaagatattatgcaTCAGCAACAGGATGTTGGAACTAGACAGCAAGGTTCAGGAGTTTCTTCTGAGCATGTAACTGCACACAATCCGATGCAAAGACTTATGCCACCTAGAGGGTTAGAGCAACAAATGGTATCCCAGCCAAGTATTGTAACTAGATCCTCAGATATGACCTGCACACCACACAGGCCAGAAAGAAATAGAGTTTCAAGTTATTCTGCAGAGGCACTCATTGGGAAAACATCATCTAATTCAGAGCAGAGAATGGGCATATCAATTCAGGGTCCCAGAGTTTCAGATCAACTTGAAATGAGAAGTTATCTTGATGTTCCAAGAAATAAAGGTTTAGCCATTCATAATATGCAGAGTCGTGTAGATCATACTGTTACCTCAGATGTTCGTCTTTCTGACTGTCAGACATTTAAGCCAAGTGGAGCTAGCCAACAGCCCCAGAGCAATTTTGAAGTACAGTcctcaagaaacaatgaaataggTAACCCTGTGTCATCACTGAGAGGCATGCAATCCCAGGCCTTTCGAATTAGTCAAAATAGTGGTCCACCTATTGACCGACAAAAGAGATTACCTTATCCACCGGTTCAGGGCCTTCCAGCTGGAAATGCCATTCCCCCAAGAGACAATGAAAATGCATGTCACCAGAGCTTTATGCAGAGTTTGCTTGCCCCTCACCTTGGTGATCAAGTCATCGGGAGCCAACGATCAATCTCAGAACATCAGAGGAATACACAGTGTGGCCCATCTTCTACAATTGAATATAACTGTCCCCCGGCCCATGAGAGCATCCATATtcgaagagagagtgagacacagAATAGAGAAAGCTGTGACATGTCTTTGGGAGCTATTAACACCAGGAACAGTACTTTGAATATCCCTTTTTCAAGCTCTTCTTCCTCAGGGGATATTCAGGGTCGAAACACCAGCCCCAATGTTTCTGTACAGAAGTCTAATCCCATGAGGATGACTGAAAGTCATGGGACCAAGGGCCACATGAATCCCCCAGTTACTACTAATATTCATGGGGTAGCACGGCCAGCTCTGCCTCATCCAACTGTATCTCATGGGAGTGCTGATCAAGGACCTCCTTCAGTTCGTCAGCCTAATTCTTCAGTTACCCAGCGATCAAGGCATCCCTTGCAGGACAGCAGTGGTGGTTCCAAAATCCGTCAACCTGAAAGAAATCGTTCTGGAAACCAAAGACATAATAATGTCTTTGATCCTagtcttccccacctccctctgtCTACCAGCGGCAGTATGATTATTGGACGTCAGCAGTCCTctacagagaagagagggagtaTTGTTCGTTTTATGCCTGATAGTCCACAGGTGTCTAATGATAGTACAGCCTCAGACCAACACACTTTGTCCCAAAATTTTGGATTCCCGTTTATTCCAGAGGGTGGTATGAATCCACCAATAAATGCCAATACTTCTTTCATTCCGCAGGTTACTCAGCCCAGTGCCACTAGGA
This Trichosurus vulpecula isolate mTriVul1 chromosome 2, mTriVul1.pri, whole genome shotgun sequence DNA region includes the following protein-coding sequences:
- the USF3 gene encoding basic helix-loop-helix domain-containing protein USF3, with product MRKVLLSITMPEMTENETPTKKQHRKKNRETHNAVERHRKKKINAGINRIGELIPCSPALKQSKNMILDQAFKYITELKRQNDELLLNGGNHEQAEEIKKLRKQLEETQRENGRYIELLKANDICLYDDPTIHWKGNLKNAKVSVVIPSDQIQKNIIVYSNGSQPGGNNQGTAVQGITFSVGHNLQKQTANVVPVQRTCNLVTPVSISGVYPPENKPWHQTTVSSLAASQSVPLCLPATIPAQNILEISTSESESSVLSSNSSQITVPSGSEPHQQSSSNMLLSGQNASESKNGQESPKLPKRPVSCATSIPPSTSGLSFQVQHGNKACLSLQDFRSDCQDHFVAPVAATACSQPLRPSVPRNSPPVNVRKNTDLTSSAGVEAPSVALAVKAATAISTVSASHLDNGWSLSCSLPSSSVSASDLKNLSSLTRIPSSGNTQTTWTTLQLAGNTVQPLSQTPSTIVTPILSEPGTGTSATNHNRHTATCVLNGLTGSFATDGQQVEQVVVTLPSCPSLPMQPLIAQPPIKNQPPPNILPFNSTMQVIQMAQPVGSAVNAGPANQNVIILQPPNTTPCPGVMRAEVPNQTVGQQIVIIQAANQSPLPLLSAPPPGSVRVSVNGANPVVVSNNSAQSVSAPQTFGGKHLVHILPRPSLSSSSTSTQTFSVTMSNQQQPQTISLNGQLFALQPIMSSSGATNQTPMQIIQPTTSEDPNTNVALNTFGALASLNQSISQMAGQSCVQLAISQPANPPPATNSRITPVNCVSLPTTAASPITTDNTTVLPNTANQMNTSPVKAVASLPSNVKTKRVNKKPGPKKHVANKSACPVNPVRDLGKLDCANTEGSAQQTCADGLLESLPVVLTPAVESQANSVNVSDSHSFEGVNSEPVVSESNSLEVSHSPSQEPVISEHFVLAPPDSRDSVSTLQSGKSQSKPTTSPEMSDSSKSCISSGILIPSPNDPHILTSQVPGSSSTQSTTSTNGASEVEIIAEPCRQDSSAVVQATGLLKGHGLTALLSDLTKEKEGQKTPLSTQVDHPNFPSENSKVVGSSIDLPQKQELLLINGEGGNLPQHHSCIPDQEAISSSLLASRQTDSPMSTSSGSSRGFSVASMLPDTTREDVTNSTSTNTCDSCNFAEQTDIVALAARAIFDQENLEKGRVGVQADIQETTPKPSEASSLDGDQSFKTQAAKESTTGQVEATANEFSSQDPVQANVDRSLEKPSCSVSTETSNASMQVSTSQSPSISSLSVNNLIHQSSISHPLVSCSEQPAIPATVNLSVSSSSYASQPPEPSLMTEYSQDQLNTMTNNIPNSQIQESHLKASHESRKDPAKRPVQDDLLLSTAKRQKHCQPAPLRLEGMTLMNRTPDSIADQTQMMVGQIPPNSSNSVVPVSNPGHVDDLSRLFPPSNNFVTPALRQPEVQCNSQPSMTEQQQSQPGSQHLQPLQQHVPPAQGISHLHNNHPYLKQQQQAGQLRERHHLYQLQHHVPHADSSIHSQPHSVHQQRTIQQEVQMQKKRNLVQGTQAPQLSIQQKHHGSDQSRPKGGQPHPHHQQMQQQMQQHFGGSQSEKSCENPSTSRTHHNHPQNHLNQDIMHQQQDVGTRQQGSGVSSEHVTAHNPMQRLMPPRGLEQQMVSQPSIVTRSSDMTCTPHRPERNRVSSYSAEALIGKTSSNSEQRMGISIQGPRVSDQLEMRSYLDVPRNKGLAIHNMQSRVDHTVTSDVRLSDCQTFKPSGASQQPQSNFEVQSSRNNEIGNPVSSLRGMQSQAFRISQNSGPPIDRQKRLPYPPVQGLPAGNAIPPRDNENACHQSFMQSLLAPHLGDQVIGSQRSISEHQRNTQCGPSSTIEYNCPPAHESIHIRRESETQNRESCDMSLGAINTRNSTLNIPFSSSSSSGDIQGRNTSPNVSVQKSNPMRMTESHGTKGHMNPPVTTNIHGVARPALPHPTVSHGSADQGPPSVRQPNSSVTQRSRHPLQDSSGGSKIRQPERNRSGNQRHNNVFDPSLPHLPLSTSGSMIIGRQQSSTEKRGSIVRFMPDSPQVSNDSTASDQHTLSQNFGFPFIPEGGMNPPINANTSFIPQVTQPSATRTPALIPVDPQNTLPSFYPPYSPAHPTLSNDISIPYFSNQMFPNPSTEKVNSGGLNNRFGTILSPPRPVGFAQPSFPLLPDMPPMHMTNSHLSNFNMTSLFPEIATALPDGSAMSPLLTIANSSASDSSKQTSNRPAHNISHILGHDCSSAV